In Mycobacterium stomatepiae, the following are encoded in one genomic region:
- a CDS encoding metallophosphoesterase family protein, whose product MRFLHTADWQLGMTRHFLAGDAQPRYSAARRDAVAGLGALAAEVGAEFVVVAGDVFEHNQLEPKVIGQSLEAMRAIGIPVYLLPGNHDPLDASSVFTSTLFTRERPDNVIVLDGPGPHQVKPGVEIVAVPWRSKAPTTDLVAEVLDGLENPEAATRVLVAHGGVDVLDPDRDKPSLIRLSGLEDALSRGAIHYAALGDKHSLTQVGDSGRVWYSGSPEVTNFDDVESNPGHVLVVDIDETNAVSVTPRHVGHWRFVTLHRQVDNSRDIADLDLNLDLMTEKDRTVVRLALTGSLTVTDRAALDACLDRYGRLFAHLRTWERHTDLAVIPADGEFTDLGIGGFAAAAVEELVATARGDDTDSATDAQAALALLLRLTDRGAA is encoded by the coding sequence ATGCGATTCCTGCACACCGCCGACTGGCAGCTGGGCATGACCCGACACTTCCTGGCCGGCGACGCCCAGCCGCGCTACTCGGCCGCCCGGCGCGACGCGGTGGCCGGGCTGGGCGCCCTCGCCGCCGAGGTGGGCGCCGAGTTCGTCGTGGTCGCGGGCGACGTCTTCGAACACAACCAGCTCGAGCCGAAGGTGATCGGGCAGTCGCTGGAAGCCATGCGCGCCATCGGAATTCCGGTCTACCTGTTGCCCGGGAACCACGACCCGCTCGACGCGTCGTCGGTGTTCACCAGCACGCTGTTCACCCGGGAACGCCCGGACAATGTGATCGTGCTCGACGGGCCGGGCCCGCATCAGGTCAAGCCGGGCGTCGAGATCGTCGCCGTGCCATGGCGGTCCAAGGCACCGACCACCGACCTGGTCGCCGAAGTCCTCGACGGTCTCGAAAACCCCGAAGCGGCCACCCGCGTGCTCGTCGCCCACGGCGGCGTCGACGTGCTCGACCCCGATCGTGACAAGCCGTCGCTGATTCGCCTGTCCGGGCTCGAAGATGCGCTGTCCCGCGGCGCGATCCACTATGCGGCGCTGGGGGATAAGCACTCCCTCACCCAGGTCGGCGACAGCGGCCGGGTGTGGTACTCGGGATCGCCGGAAGTCACGAATTTCGACGACGTCGAATCCAACCCGGGTCATGTCCTGGTCGTCGACATCGACGAAACCAACGCGGTCTCGGTGACGCCGCGCCACGTCGGTCATTGGCGGTTTGTCACGCTGCATCGCCAGGTCGACAACAGCCGCGACATCGCCGACCTGGACCTGAATCTCGATCTGATGACCGAGAAGGACCGCACCGTGGTGCGCCTGGCACTGACGGGTTCGCTGACGGTCACCGATCGGGCCGCCCTGGATGCGTGTCTGGACCGATACGGACGGCTCTTCGCCCACCTGCGCACCTGGGAACGCCACACCGACCTCGCGGTGATACCGGCCGATGGCGAGTTCACCGATCTCGGCATCGGCGGATTCGCCGCCGCGGCCGTCGAAGAGCTGGTCGCCACGGCACGCGGGGACGACACCGACTCCGCGACCGACGCCCAGGCGGCACTGGCACTCTTGCTGCGGCTCACCGATCGGGGCGCCGCATGA
- a CDS encoding AAA family ATPase yields MKLHRLVLTNYRGIRHREIEFPDHGVVVVSGANEIGKSSMIEALDLLLESRDRSTKKEVKQVKPTNSDVGSEVTAEISSGTYRFIYRKRFHKKCETELTVLAPRREQLTGDEAHERVRSMLAETVDNDLWHAQRVLQSTSTAAVDLSGCDALSRALDMSAGDALSGDEPLLIERIDAEYARYFTPTGRPTGEWAAAIARLSDAETAVAQCTAAVAEVDDRVRRHAVLTEQVAELSQLRLAAGPRLAVARAAADKAAELTRQAREAKLVAAAAAATSAAAVAAHNGRSRLVTEIETRTAAVAATEAEAQQAAAAEAAARAEAQTAATAMQEATQVLTDLQGRVESARRTVDQLAEREEMDRLSARLAKIDRAERERDQLTTELSAVVLTDELLRRIESAAAAVDRAGDQLTLISAAVEFTAVADIELAVGDQRVSLSAGQTWSTTATGPTEVEVPGVLTARITPGATARDVQAKYAAAQQELTEALAEGKVADLTAARLADHNRRELQSSRDQLSATLSGLCGDEDVDQLRARLTQLRAGQPVEPGLFAIDIDSARAELDAAQAARLVAEAECETHRRASAAADSRLAEASTRATLLLNEATTQRAEISRATEQLVQERASVRDEDLASSADAGQQAAATAERRAAELAGELAAAAPDAVAAELAAATAAAESLGGRYEDAARSLRELTIELSVFGSEGRQGKLDAAEIEREHAASQHARIGGRARAAELLRSVMARHRDTTRLGYVEPYRAELQRLGRPVFGPSFEVDVDTDLCIRSRTLNGVTVPYDSLSGGAKEQLGILARLAGAALVAKEDAVPVVVDDALGFTDPDRLAKMGEVFDTVGAQGQVIVLTCSPDRYEGVKGAHRIDLNV; encoded by the coding sequence ATGAAGCTGCACCGCCTGGTCCTGACGAACTACCGCGGAATCAGGCACCGCGAAATCGAATTTCCCGATCACGGCGTCGTTGTGGTGAGCGGCGCCAACGAGATTGGCAAATCCTCGATGATCGAAGCGTTGGATCTGCTGCTGGAATCCCGGGACCGCTCGACGAAGAAGGAAGTCAAGCAGGTCAAGCCCACCAATAGCGATGTCGGCTCTGAGGTGACCGCCGAAATCAGCAGCGGCACTTACCGTTTCATCTACCGCAAGCGTTTCCACAAAAAGTGCGAGACGGAATTGACCGTGCTCGCGCCGCGCCGCGAGCAACTGACCGGCGACGAGGCCCACGAACGCGTCCGCAGCATGCTCGCCGAGACGGTGGACAACGACCTGTGGCATGCCCAGCGGGTGCTGCAGTCCACATCGACTGCTGCGGTGGACCTTTCGGGCTGCGACGCGCTGTCCCGGGCGCTGGATATGTCGGCCGGTGACGCATTGTCCGGCGACGAACCGTTGCTCATCGAGCGGATCGACGCCGAATACGCGCGTTACTTCACCCCCACCGGACGTCCCACCGGGGAGTGGGCCGCCGCCATCGCTCGACTGTCCGACGCCGAGACCGCGGTCGCTCAGTGCACGGCGGCGGTCGCCGAGGTCGACGACCGGGTGCGCCGCCATGCCGTGCTGACCGAGCAAGTCGCCGAGCTTTCCCAGCTGCGGCTTGCGGCCGGTCCGCGATTGGCCGTCGCGCGGGCAGCCGCCGACAAGGCCGCCGAGCTCACTCGGCAAGCGCGAGAAGCCAAGCTGGTCGCGGCCGCCGCCGCAGCAACCAGCGCCGCCGCGGTCGCCGCGCACAACGGCCGGTCCCGCCTGGTCACCGAGATCGAAACGCGCACCGCGGCCGTCGCGGCCACCGAGGCCGAAGCGCAGCAAGCCGCCGCCGCCGAGGCGGCAGCGCGGGCCGAGGCGCAGACAGCGGCGACCGCAATGCAGGAGGCCACGCAGGTTCTGACCGACTTGCAGGGCCGCGTCGAATCCGCCCGCCGCACCGTCGACCAGCTCGCCGAGCGCGAGGAGATGGACCGGCTCAGCGCCCGGCTGGCCAAGATCGACCGCGCCGAGCGAGAGCGCGATCAGCTCACCACGGAGCTGTCCGCGGTCGTCCTCACCGACGAGCTGCTCCGCCGAATCGAAAGTGCCGCAGCGGCGGTCGATCGCGCCGGTGACCAGCTGACGTTGATCTCGGCGGCGGTTGAGTTCACCGCGGTCGCCGACATCGAGCTCGCGGTCGGTGACCAACGAGTGTCGCTGTCGGCAGGGCAAACCTGGTCGACGACCGCCACCGGCCCCACCGAGGTCGAGGTTCCAGGTGTCCTCACCGCGCGGATCACCCCCGGCGCGACCGCGCGCGACGTACAGGCCAAATATGCCGCGGCACAACAAGAGCTGACCGAGGCACTGGCCGAAGGTAAGGTCGCCGACCTCACCGCGGCGCGACTGGCCGACCACAATCGTCGCGAATTGCAGAGTAGCCGCGACCAATTGAGCGCGACGCTGTCCGGCCTGTGCGGTGACGAAGACGTCGACCAGCTGCGGGCGCGGCTGACGCAGCTGCGTGCCGGTCAACCGGTCGAGCCCGGCCTGTTCGCGATCGATATCGATTCGGCCAGAGCCGAACTCGATGCCGCGCAGGCTGCTCGCCTGGTCGCGGAAGCCGAATGCGAAACCCATCGCCGTGCCTCGGCCGCCGCCGACTCCCGGCTCGCCGAGGCCTCAACCCGGGCAACGCTTTTGCTCAACGAGGCGACAACCCAACGAGCTGAAATAAGCCGAGCCACCGAACAACTGGTGCAGGAGCGTGCCTCGGTGCGCGACGAGGATCTGGCGTCTTCGGCCGATGCCGGCCAGCAGGCCGCGGCCACCGCCGAACGCCGTGCTGCCGAACTGGCCGGAGAACTGGCGGCCGCGGCGCCCGACGCGGTCGCCGCCGAATTGGCCGCGGCCACCGCGGCCGCCGAGTCGCTGGGCGGTCGCTACGAGGACGCCGCCCGCTCGCTACGCGAGCTCACGATCGAACTCTCGGTTTTCGGCAGCGAGGGCCGCCAGGGCAAGCTCGACGCCGCGGAGATCGAGCGTGAGCACGCCGCCAGCCAGCACGCCCGGATCGGCGGCCGGGCCCGCGCGGCAGAACTGCTGCGTTCGGTGATGGCCCGCCATCGCGACACCACGCGGCTGGGCTATGTCGAGCCCTACCGCGCCGAATTGCAGCGGCTCGGCCGTCCGGTGTTCGGGCCCAGCTTCGAGGTCGACGTCGATACCGACCTGTGCATCCGCAGCCGAACCCTGAATGGCGTCACGGTGCCCTACGACTCCCTCTCGGGTGGGGCCAAGGAGCAACTCGGGATCCTGGCGCGGTTGGCCGGGGCAGCCCTGGTCGCCAAGGAGGACGCCGTTCCGGTTGTCGTCGACGACGCACTCGGGTTCACCGACCCCGACCGGCTGGCCAAGATGGGCGAGGTGTTCGACACCGTCGGCGCCCAGGGCCAAGTGATCGTGCTGACCTGTAGTCCCGATCGCTACGAGGGCGTCAAGGGCGCGCACCGCATCGATCTCAACGTCTAG
- a CDS encoding GMC family oxidoreductase, whose protein sequence is MNIHCDYLVVGTGSAEAVVASRLSADPATSVLALEAGARDKNRFIRIPAAFSKLFRSEVDWDYLTEPQKELGGREIYWPRGKALGGSSSMNAMMWVRGFAADYDEWAAQAGPQWSYAEVLGYFRRIENVTAAWHFVSGDDSGVTGPVHISRQRSPRPSTSAWLAAARECGYPVARPNSARPEGFCETIVTQCRGARCSTADAYLRPAMRRKNLSVLTWATVTRILFDGTRAVGAEFERDGQPCVAHARREVVLCGGAINSPQLLMLSGIGDRDHLTDHGIDIVCHSPEVGRNLLDHLVTPLGFDVDGDSLFAAEKPKELINYLLRRRGMLTSNVGEAYGFVRSRPELDLPDLELIFGPAPFYDEALGAPEGHGVVFGPILVAPQSRGQITLRSADPHAKPVIEPRYLSDPGGVDRAAMTEGLRICARIADAPALSGLLGSIARPRGCTELNEATLEMALEACSHTLYHPLGTCRMGSDEASVVDPQLRVRGIDGLRVADASVMPGTIRGHTHAPSVLIGEKAADLITG, encoded by the coding sequence ATGAACATTCACTGCGACTACCTGGTGGTCGGTACCGGCTCGGCCGAAGCGGTCGTGGCGAGTCGACTGAGCGCCGATCCGGCCACCTCGGTGCTCGCACTCGAGGCCGGGGCGCGCGACAAGAACAGGTTCATCCGGATCCCAGCGGCCTTCTCGAAGCTGTTCCGAAGCGAGGTCGACTGGGACTACCTGACCGAACCGCAGAAAGAGCTCGGCGGCCGCGAGATCTACTGGCCTAGAGGCAAAGCGCTCGGCGGCTCGTCGTCGATGAACGCGATGATGTGGGTGCGCGGATTTGCTGCCGACTACGACGAGTGGGCCGCGCAAGCCGGCCCGCAATGGTCCTACGCCGAGGTGCTCGGGTATTTTCGTCGCATCGAGAACGTCACCGCCGCTTGGCACTTCGTCAGCGGCGACGACAGCGGGGTGACGGGCCCGGTGCATATCTCGCGGCAACGCAGCCCACGGCCGTCGACATCGGCCTGGCTGGCCGCGGCGCGTGAGTGCGGGTATCCCGTTGCGCGGCCGAATTCTGCTCGGCCGGAAGGTTTTTGCGAGACCATCGTCACGCAATGCAGGGGTGCCCGGTGCAGCACCGCTGATGCCTACTTGAGGCCGGCGATGCGCCGCAAGAATCTCAGCGTACTCACCTGGGCCACCGTTACTCGAATCCTCTTCGACGGAACCCGGGCGGTCGGTGCGGAATTCGAGCGCGACGGTCAACCGTGCGTTGCCCACGCACGCCGCGAGGTGGTGCTCTGCGGCGGTGCCATCAACAGTCCCCAGCTGTTGATGTTGTCCGGCATCGGCGATCGGGACCACCTCACCGATCACGGCATCGACATCGTCTGCCACTCACCCGAGGTGGGGCGCAATCTGCTGGACCACCTCGTCACGCCGCTGGGGTTCGACGTCGACGGCGACAGCTTGTTCGCCGCGGAGAAGCCGAAAGAGCTGATCAACTACCTGCTGCGGCGTCGCGGCATGCTGACTTCCAACGTCGGCGAGGCATACGGTTTCGTCCGTAGCCGGCCAGAACTTGACCTCCCCGATCTCGAGCTGATCTTCGGCCCGGCACCCTTCTACGACGAGGCGCTCGGTGCGCCGGAAGGCCACGGAGTGGTATTCGGGCCCATCCTGGTCGCGCCCCAAAGTCGCGGCCAAATCACGCTGAGGTCCGCCGACCCGCACGCCAAGCCCGTGATCGAACCGCGCTACCTGTCGGATCCCGGCGGCGTGGATCGCGCCGCGATGACGGAGGGGCTGCGCATATGCGCGCGGATTGCCGACGCCCCCGCGCTAAGTGGCCTGCTCGGCTCGATCGCGCGCCCGCGAGGCTGCACCGAACTAAACGAGGCCACGCTCGAGATGGCGCTCGAAGCCTGCTCGCACACCTTGTATCACCCGCTGGGAACCTGCCGGATGGGCAGCGACGAGGCCAGCGTGGTGGATCCGCAGCTGCGGGTGCGGGGCATCGACGGGCTTCGGGTGGCCGACGCCTCGGTGATGCCCGGCACGATTCGGGGCCACACCCATGCGCCGTCGGTACTGATTGGGGAGAAGGCCGCCGACCTGATCACCGGCTGA
- a CDS encoding alpha/beta hydrolase, whose translation MTMNAKRRRVHERLAAMPGVRPVRRPISPGSADEFDLYYVRTGRKSAHPLVIIPGGPGVASMRVYKGLRRRAALAGLDVIMIEHRGIGMSRHDDSGADLPPEAITVDQVVDDIAAVLDDAHVDSAVIYGTSYGSYVSAGSGVRHPSRVHAMILDSPLLSGHDIAAVRDAVRGLLFDGDTPETARLAPKVRKLIEDGVIAGTAGEIATTIYAYGGAPLLDRELDLLLSGRMTVWRMLSRFSGVVGLNVAYRHEIDLVSRIAFRELNYGAEPDGLPLDPAVALREIISDTDAFEEEPYDLVAEMPKFTWPTVVISGGRDLVTPRAVAERVAALVPNALLLALPTMAHSALDFRESAALVIAEAVCRGEIDDLAGRGLALDALPARPAMRLLWKAVEVATIAEGALPTVTPLWRRLRSA comes from the coding sequence ATGACCATGAACGCGAAACGGCGCCGGGTGCACGAAAGGCTTGCGGCAATGCCTGGTGTCCGGCCGGTGCGCAGGCCGATATCTCCGGGCAGTGCCGACGAATTCGATCTGTACTACGTGCGCACCGGGCGCAAGTCGGCTCACCCGCTGGTCATCATCCCGGGCGGACCGGGTGTCGCGTCGATGCGGGTCTACAAGGGACTACGGCGACGCGCGGCCCTCGCCGGTCTCGACGTCATCATGATCGAGCACCGCGGGATCGGCATGTCGCGTCATGACGATTCCGGCGCGGACCTGCCGCCCGAAGCGATCACCGTCGATCAGGTGGTCGACGACATCGCCGCCGTGCTCGACGACGCCCATGTGGACTCCGCCGTCATCTACGGCACGTCGTACGGCAGCTATGTCTCGGCGGGCTCCGGGGTTCGTCACCCCAGCCGGGTGCACGCGATGATCCTCGATTCGCCGCTGCTGTCGGGGCACGACATCGCGGCCGTGCGCGACGCCGTTCGCGGCCTGCTGTTCGACGGCGATACCCCGGAAACCGCCCGGCTGGCCCCCAAGGTGCGCAAGCTGATCGAGGACGGGGTGATTGCGGGGACCGCGGGAGAGATCGCCACCACCATCTATGCCTACGGCGGGGCCCCGCTGCTGGATCGCGAACTCGACTTGTTGCTCAGTGGCCGAATGACGGTGTGGCGGATGCTGTCCCGCTTCTCCGGTGTCGTCGGTCTCAACGTCGCGTACCGCCACGAAATCGATCTGGTCAGCCGCATCGCGTTCCGTGAACTCAACTACGGAGCCGAACCCGACGGCCTGCCGCTCGATCCGGCCGTGGCATTACGCGAAATCATCAGCGATACCGATGCTTTCGAGGAAGAGCCGTACGATCTGGTGGCCGAGATGCCCAAGTTCACCTGGCCCACGGTGGTGATATCCGGCGGGCGTGATCTGGTGACACCGCGGGCGGTGGCGGAGCGGGTGGCAGCGCTGGTGCCGAACGCGCTGCTCTTGGCGTTGCCGACGATGGCGCACAGCGCGCTGGACTTTCGCGAGTCTGCCGCACTGGTCATCGCCGAGGCGGTGTGCCGCGGCGAGATCGACGATCTCGCCGGTCGGGGACTGGCGCTGGACGCGCTACCGGCTCGTCCGGCGATGCGCCTGCTGTGGAAAGCGGTCGAGGTGGCCACGATCGCGGAGGGTGCACTGCCGACCGTGACGCCACTGTGGCGGCGGCTCAGATCCGCATGA
- a CDS encoding ABC transporter family substrate-binding protein — protein MVTGCSSGYQDLPETHAAQVGASSDMNPQDPATLQDGGNLRLPLTEFPDNFNELNIDGNTSDTAAVLGATLPGAFMTQADGELKLNTDYFTGAELTGTNPQTVTYTINPKAAWSDGTPITWEDLKSEVDACNGRDKKFLIASRAGFERVKSVTRGVDDRQAVVTFSDPYAEWRGMFAGGIQPRSMTANPEVFNKGQLEAPGPSAGPFIVSTIDRTPQRIVLTRNPRWWGRKPRLDSITFLVLDASAVIPALQNKAIDAAGISTLDDMVTAQRTPGIVIRRAPAPAWFHFTFNGAEGSIMADERLRLAICQGIDRQAIVDVVQHGLSSHPAPLNNHIYVAGQVGYQNNSAPGAYDPDKARAALDAMGWKLNGAVREKDGKQLVVRDVLFDAASNRQIAMVAQNSLAQIGVKLVLDLKAGSGFFSQYVGVGDFDIAQFGWEGNAFPLSALPQIYTSDGDSNFGRIGNAAIDAKIAETLSELDQDKARALANQVDEMIWQEGFNLPLFQSPGNRAVRHDLANYGAPGLADIDYTAIGFMRI, from the coding sequence ATGGTCACCGGGTGTTCGAGTGGCTATCAGGACCTGCCGGAGACCCACGCCGCCCAAGTCGGCGCCAGCAGCGACATGAACCCGCAAGACCCCGCGACCCTGCAAGACGGTGGCAACCTGCGACTCCCACTGACGGAGTTCCCGGACAACTTCAACGAGTTGAACATCGACGGCAATACCTCCGACACCGCCGCGGTGCTGGGGGCCACGCTGCCCGGCGCGTTCATGACCCAGGCGGATGGGGAGCTGAAGCTCAACACCGACTACTTCACCGGCGCCGAGCTGACCGGCACCAACCCCCAAACCGTCACGTACACAATCAATCCGAAAGCGGCGTGGAGCGACGGCACGCCGATCACGTGGGAAGACCTCAAGTCGGAGGTTGACGCGTGCAACGGCCGCGACAAGAAGTTCTTGATCGCCAGCCGGGCCGGATTCGAGCGCGTGAAATCGGTGACCAGAGGTGTCGACGACCGGCAAGCGGTGGTCACCTTCTCCGATCCGTACGCCGAATGGCGGGGGATGTTCGCCGGCGGGATACAACCGCGCAGCATGACAGCCAACCCGGAGGTCTTCAACAAGGGCCAGCTCGAAGCTCCCGGTCCGTCGGCCGGACCGTTCATCGTGTCCACGATCGACAGGACCCCACAGCGCATCGTGCTGACCCGCAACCCGCGCTGGTGGGGTCGCAAGCCGCGGCTGGATTCGATCACCTTCCTGGTGCTCGACGCCTCCGCGGTCATTCCCGCGTTGCAGAACAAGGCAATCGACGCCGCCGGCATCAGCACGCTCGATGATATGGTGACTGCCCAGCGCACACCCGGCATCGTGATCCGGCGCGCGCCGGCGCCCGCCTGGTTCCACTTCACGTTCAACGGCGCCGAAGGGTCGATCATGGCCGACGAGCGGTTGCGACTGGCGATCTGCCAGGGCATCGATCGTCAAGCCATCGTCGATGTCGTCCAGCACGGCCTGAGCTCTCATCCCGCGCCGCTGAACAACCACATCTACGTGGCCGGGCAGGTTGGATACCAAAACAACAGCGCGCCAGGCGCATACGATCCGGATAAGGCCCGTGCCGCGTTGGATGCCATGGGGTGGAAGCTGAACGGGGCGGTGCGGGAGAAGGACGGCAAGCAGCTCGTCGTTCGCGACGTACTCTTCGACGCGGCGTCCAACCGGCAGATCGCCATGGTCGCGCAGAACAGCCTCGCGCAGATCGGGGTGAAGCTGGTGCTGGACCTCAAGGCCGGCAGCGGTTTTTTCAGCCAATACGTTGGCGTCGGCGACTTCGATATCGCCCAATTCGGCTGGGAGGGAAACGCTTTCCCGCTATCGGCCCTCCCCCAGATCTACACCTCGGACGGTGACAGCAACTTCGGCAGGATCGGCAACGCCGCGATCGATGCGAAGATCGCCGAGACCTTGTCCGAGCTCGACCAGGACAAGGCGCGGGCTTTGGCCAACCAGGTCGACGAGATGATCTGGCAAGAAGGCTTCAACCTGCCCTTGTTCCAGTCGCCAGGCAACAGGGCGGTACGGCACGATTTGGCCAACTACGGTGCACCCGGCCTAGCCGATATCGACTACACCGCAATCGGATTCATGCGGATCTGA
- a CDS encoding dipeptide ABC transporter ATP-binding protein, whose amino-acid sequence MTALLEVTDLGVTFDTGDARVPAVRGASYHIDPGEVLAIVGESGSGKSTAALAVVGLLPECAEVSGSVRLQGQELLGLDDQAMSRIRGKTIGTVFQDPMSALTPVYTVGDQIAEAIRVHHDDVSRAAARTRAVELLELVGIAQPDRRAKAFPHELSGGERQRVVIAIAIANDPDLLICDEPTTALDVTVQAQILDVLRTARDVTGAGVLIITHDLGVVSEFADRAMVMYAGREVEIAKVDDLYRDHRMPYTVGLLGSVPRLDAPQGTRLVPIPGAPPNLATLVPDACPFASRCPLVIDECHSGEPALVTVAQDHRAACIRTDDVAGRAAAELFHVSTQPPAIDTAAGEGATVLRVVDLCKTYPLTKGVVFRRKVGEVRAVDGVSFTLEQGRTLAIVGESGSGKSTILQQILELSAPQSGSIEVLGADVAALNPEGRRALRHDIQVVFQDPVASLDPRLPVSDVIAEPLQANGFRKGDTDARVAELLDIVGLRYADAARYPAEFSGGQKQRIGIARALASQPKILALDEPVSALDVSIQAGIINLLLDLQEQFNLSFLFVSHDLSVVKHLAHQVVVLYRGAIVEQGDGDEVFTNPRHEYTRRLLNAVPRAHPEGGAD is encoded by the coding sequence GTGACAGCACTGCTGGAGGTGACGGACCTCGGCGTCACCTTCGACACCGGGGATGCGCGGGTGCCCGCCGTGCGCGGGGCGAGCTACCACATCGATCCGGGCGAAGTGCTCGCCATCGTCGGCGAATCGGGCTCGGGAAAGAGCACCGCCGCGCTGGCCGTAGTCGGGCTGCTGCCCGAGTGCGCCGAGGTGTCGGGCTCGGTTCGGCTACAGGGCCAGGAGTTGCTCGGGCTGGATGACCAGGCGATGTCGCGGATCCGCGGGAAGACGATCGGCACCGTGTTCCAGGACCCGATGTCGGCTCTGACTCCCGTCTACACCGTCGGGGATCAGATAGCCGAGGCCATCAGGGTTCACCACGATGACGTCAGCCGGGCGGCCGCCCGGACGCGGGCCGTCGAGCTGCTCGAGCTGGTCGGGATCGCGCAGCCGGACCGTCGCGCAAAGGCGTTCCCGCACGAACTATCCGGCGGCGAGCGCCAGCGGGTGGTGATCGCGATCGCGATCGCCAACGATCCGGACCTGCTGATCTGTGACGAGCCCACCACCGCGCTGGATGTGACCGTGCAGGCCCAAATACTCGACGTGCTGCGCACGGCGCGCGATGTCACCGGCGCGGGCGTGTTGATCATCACCCACGATCTGGGCGTGGTCTCGGAGTTCGCCGACCGAGCCATGGTCATGTACGCCGGACGTGAGGTCGAGATCGCGAAGGTTGACGATCTGTACCGCGACCACCGCATGCCCTACACGGTCGGGCTGCTCGGTTCGGTGCCGCGGCTGGACGCCCCGCAGGGCACGCGGCTGGTTCCGATTCCCGGTGCGCCGCCCAACCTCGCCACGCTGGTACCAGATGCCTGCCCGTTCGCGTCCCGCTGTCCGCTGGTGATCGACGAATGTCATTCGGGTGAGCCGGCTCTGGTCACCGTTGCCCAAGACCACCGGGCCGCCTGCATCCGAACCGACGACGTCGCGGGTCGCGCCGCGGCCGAACTCTTCCACGTGTCCACCCAGCCGCCGGCCATCGATACTGCCGCGGGCGAGGGTGCGACGGTACTGCGGGTCGTCGATCTCTGCAAGACCTACCCGCTGACCAAGGGCGTGGTGTTTCGCCGCAAAGTGGGCGAGGTGCGAGCAGTCGACGGCGTCAGCTTCACCCTGGAACAGGGCCGTACGCTGGCGATCGTCGGGGAATCCGGTTCGGGTAAATCCACTATCCTGCAACAGATCCTGGAACTGAGCGCGCCCCAGTCGGGTTCGATCGAAGTGCTCGGTGCCGACGTCGCCGCCCTGAATCCCGAGGGCCGACGCGCGTTGCGGCACGACATTCAGGTCGTGTTCCAAGACCCGGTGGCGTCCCTGGATCCGCGACTACCGGTTTCCGATGTCATCGCCGAGCCCTTGCAGGCGAACGGATTCCGCAAGGGCGACACCGACGCGCGCGTCGCCGAGCTGCTCGACATCGTAGGTTTGCGGTATGCCGACGCCGCGCGCTATCCCGCCGAGTTCTCCGGTGGACAGAAGCAGCGCATCGGTATCGCGCGGGCGTTGGCATCGCAGCCCAAGATATTGGCGCTCGACGAGCCGGTGTCGGCACTCGACGTCTCGATCCAGGCCGGGATCATCAACCTGCTGCTCGACCTGCAGGAGCAGTTCAACCTATCGTTTCTATTTGTCTCACATGACCTCTCGGTCGTGAAACACCTTGCACACCAGGTGGTAGTGCTGTACCGGGGCGCCATCGTCGAGCAGGGCGACGGCGACGAGGTCTTCACCAATCCACGGCACGAGTACACCCGGCGACTCCTCAACGCCGTTCCGCGGGCGCACCCCGAAGGCGGCGCCGATTAA